Below is a genomic region from Gemmatimonadota bacterium.
GCGCACTCCGGGCTGCGCTACCTGGTTCTGCTCGCGGCGGCTGCCATGGTGGTTTACGCGCTGCAGGGCTGGATGAGGCGTCAGCCCTATGACCGGGCCGCCGCGCTGCTGGGCCGGGGCTTCCTGGGACTGCTCGATGTGCAGCTCCTGCTCGGCATCCTGCTGCTGTTCCTGCGTCCCTTGTACCCCGCGCTGAGCGGGCACGTGAGCCTCATGCTGCTGGCGGCTGCGGCGGCGCATGGCGCCTCGATCGCCAACCGGCGCCGCCCCGCTGAACAGAAAAGCTTTGCCCTGGCACTGGCCGGGAGCGCCGGCGCACTGCTGCTGCTGATGGCCGGCATCCTGGCGATCGGCCGCGCCGTTGTCTGATTCACCCGGAGGAATCTCCATGCGACGTCATTGGCTGCACACCGCGCTACTGGCGGCGGCCACCGCGAGCGCAGCGGGCGCGCAGACCACCCCCACGGAGCGACAGGCGGCCGCCGAGGTGCTCCGGCAGATCGACGCTCTCGAAGCGCGCATCCAGCCGGCACGCTTCGCCGAGCGGCTGAGCAGCCGCCGGGACCCGGCCCGCGATCAGCTCCTCAGGCGAGTCGAGGAGCTGTGGAAGGGCGGACTCCAGGACCTCAGCGACTGGATCGGCCACCACCCCGAAGTAGGTTGGCAGGAGCGCCTCGCGCTAGACACGCTCACCAGGGTGCTGAGGAATCTCGGGTTCCGGGTCGAGACCGGCGTCGCAGGACTCGAGACGGCGTTCGTCGCGAGCTGGGACTCGCCCGCGGGCGCCGCCGGCCCTACGCTCGGGCTGATCGGCGAGTACGACGCGCTGCGCGGCACGCAGGGCCCCTTCCATGGCGATCAGCACAATGCGCAGACGCCCGTCTCGATGGCGGCGGCCGCGGCACTGGCCGAGCACATGACGCGGGCGCGCGTGCCCGGGCGCATCATTATCTACGGCACGCCGGCGGAGGAGGTCGGGCCACCGGCCAAGACCATCATGTGGAAGGCCGGCGTGTTCCGGGGCGCGGACATCCTGGTGCGCAGCCACGCCACCACGCAGACGGCCCGGGGACGGGCGGGCTTCGGCGTGTGCTGCCTCAACATCAACGAGGTGAAGTACGTCTTTACGGGACGGCCGGCGCACCAGCTCTCCTCCTGGAACGGCCGGAACGCGCTGGAGGCGGCGGTCATGTTCTACACGGCGGTGGACCGGCTGCGCTCGACGTTCCGGCCGGAAGCCTCGATCCAGGGCGTGATCCCCGAGGGCGGCGTGGCACCCAACGTGGTCCCGGACCGCGCCGTCGTCGACTACTACATTCGCTACCCGGACGAGGTCTACCTCGAGCACATGACCCGCATGATCGCGGATGCCGCGCGGGGCGCGGCGCTGGCCACGGGCACACAGGTCGAGATCGAGCCCTACGGCGAGTATCGGGACGGCATCTCGCTGGGCACGCTCGAGGAGCTGGCCTTTGCCTACGCGCGCAAGCTGGGCGCGCCCAGGCTGAACGCGGAGCCGCAGCGGCCGCGCGGCTACGAGGAGACGGGGTTCGTGACCCGCGACATCCCGGGAGTGGGCGTCAGCGTCTACAGCTCGAGGGCGCCCAACCACACCTACGAAATGCTCGAGGACGCCTTCACCGACGTGGGGCACACCGCCTTCCTCTTGGACGCGCAGATCATGGCCGCCGTGCTCTATGACTTCCTCGCCTCGCCCGAGTTGCGGCGGACGGTGAAGGAAGAGCACCAGGCGCTCGCCGGTCTGCTCGCCCGCTACCATGAGGAGCTGCGGAAAGTCTACGCGCCGGAGCTCGCCCCACCGGCCCAGCAATAGGAGATCCGCCATGAGGTGCCCTGTGACGAAGCCCAGGCACACCGCAACGCTGCTCGTGCCGGTCCTGCTCTGCGCCGCCCCCGCGGCGGCAGCCATGCAGGCCCCGGTGGCAGCCCGCCCCGCCGGGGAGACGGGCGCAGCAACGGGCGCGGTGCGGGCGCCGGTCGACATCCAGGAGTGGACCGTGCCCTGGGAGAACACGCGGCCCCGGGATCCCTTCGTGGATCGCCAGGGGCGGGTCTGGTTCGTGGGGCAGACCGGCCACTACCTGGCCTACCTGGATCCCAGGACGGGCGCCTTTCAGCGGCACGAGCTCGAGCCGGGCACGGGGCCGCATAACCTGGTGGTAGACGACGCCGGCATCGTCTGGTACGCGGGGAACCGGGCCGCTCACATCGGCAGGCTCGACCCCAAGACCGGCGCCATGACCAGGTACCCCATGCCGGACCCGGCCGCTCGCGACCCGCACACCCTGGTGCTGGACCGGGCCGGCGACCTCTGGTTCACGCTGCAGGGCAGCAACTTCGTGGGCAGGCTGGTCACCAGCACGGGCGTGGTGCGGCTCGTGCCCGTGCCCACCCCCCGCGCCCGGCCGTACGGCATTGCGCTGGACTCGAAAGGCCGGCCCTGGATCAACCTGTTCGGCACCTCGAAGCTGGGCACGGTCGATCCCGTGACCTTCCAGATCCGGGAAATCGAGCTGCCCCGAGGCGAGGCGCGCAGCCGGCGTATCGCCGTGACGGCCGATGACCGGATCTGGTACGTCGACTACGCGGAAGGCTTCCTGGGCCGCTTCGACCCGGTGAGCGGCGCGTTCCGCG
It encodes:
- a CDS encoding peptidase dimerization domain-containing protein translates to MRRHWLHTALLAAATASAAGAQTTPTERQAAAEVLRQIDALEARIQPARFAERLSSRRDPARDQLLRRVEELWKGGLQDLSDWIGHHPEVGWQERLALDTLTRVLRNLGFRVETGVAGLETAFVASWDSPAGAAGPTLGLIGEYDALRGTQGPFHGDQHNAQTPVSMAAAAALAEHMTRARVPGRIIIYGTPAEEVGPPAKTIMWKAGVFRGADILVRSHATTQTARGRAGFGVCCLNINEVKYVFTGRPAHQLSSWNGRNALEAAVMFYTAVDRLRSTFRPEASIQGVIPEGGVAPNVVPDRAVVDYYIRYPDEVYLEHMTRMIADAARGAALATGTQVEIEPYGEYRDGISLGTLEELAFAYARKLGAPRLNAEPQRPRGYEETGFVTRDIPGVGVSVYSSRAPNHTYEMLEDAFTDVGHTAFLLDAQIMAAVLYDFLASPELRRTVKEEHQALAGLLARYHEELRKVYAPELAPPAQQ
- a CDS encoding lyase, whose amino-acid sequence is MQAPVAARPAGETGAATGAVRAPVDIQEWTVPWENTRPRDPFVDRQGRVWFVGQTGHYLAYLDPRTGAFQRHELEPGTGPHNLVVDDAGIVWYAGNRAAHIGRLDPKTGAMTRYPMPDPAARDPHTLVLDRAGDLWFTLQGSNFVGRLVTSTGVVRLVPVPTPRARPYGIALDSKGRPWINLFGTSKLGTVDPVTFQIREIELPRGEARSRRIAVTADDRIWYVDYAEGFLGRFDPVSGAFREWPMPGGRDSRPYAMAADDRGRIWFVETGPKPNRLVGFDPASEEFFSITEIPSGGGAVRHMVFHKPTRELWFGTDTNTIGRAKLP